The Anderseniella sp. Alg231-50 nucleotide sequence CCAGTGACAAACATGTAGCTGGTGTCCTTCACCATGAATATGAAGTCGGTCATCGCAGGTGAATACACATCGCCCCCGGCACACGGGCCCATGATAACTGAAATCTGCGGGATGACACCGGACGCAAGCACGTTGCGCTGGAACACTTCACCGTAGCCTCCAAGCGCAGCCACGCCTTCCTGGATGCGTGCGCCGCCTGCATCAAACAGGCCAATGATGGGCGCCCGGTTCTGCAGCGCCATATCCTGTATCTTGGTTATTTTCCTGGCGTGAGCTTCTGACAGGGACCCGCCGAACACCGTAAAATCCTTCGCGAACAGGTACACAGTGCGGCCATTGACCGTGCCCCATCCCGTTACAACGCCGTCGCCGGGAATTTTCTGGTCCTGCATGCCGAAATCTGAGCAGCGGTGTTCGACAAACATGTCGAATTCCTCGAACGAACCTTCGTCCAGCAGCAGGTCAATGCGCTCACGAGCCGTCAGCTTGCCGCGCTTGTGCTGTGCCTCAATACGACGTTCGCCGCCGCCAAGCCGAGCCACATCCCGGCGCTCCTGAAGTTGGTTGAGAATATCCTGCATGTCAAAATCCCCTGCCCTGAACGGCGAATGTTGTAAGATGTTCTATCACTTGCCCGCAGCAAGGCAAGTTGTACCTTTGACGATGAACAACCGGATCAATGCGGCTTTCAACACATGCCCATGAACTGCATTGTTGCGTCGAAATCCAGTTTGCGGACGGCGCGGCGGGCCTCGGCTTCTTCGTCGCCGCCCCATTGTTCAATCTGCCAGTCTTCATCGGCATGGGCGGCGGCCCAGGCTGCTTCAGCCGACAAGGCGCCGGACGCAGTCATCATGGCAATCAGAGTCGATCCGGTGAGCGTCGTAATGTTGTGAATGGCGGTCAGCCTGAATTCATCCTCTGCGCCCAGTACTTTTGACACAGTCGCAAGCGCGGTGTCTGGCTGCGTGTGATGCACGATACCCTCAACACAGATAAACTGTACATTGTGGGTTGCTTTTACCCAGTCGAGTACCGGGTCCCAGAGCATGGCCTGGCGGACGACCAGCGGGTCAGGCGTACCGGCGCGATAACAGACCAGGTCGCTGGCTGCGAAGTCCGTCAACTCGGCAACAATGCGGGCTTCATCATCGCGCACCCGGTCGACAGCCGTGTTTGCCAGTCGGGTGATGATCATGGTGGACGGGTCTATGTAAGTTTCCTGAGCCTCCCATTCGGAGGCAATGGCACCGGCCATGTCACGCGACGGCACCGCAAAAGCGCGTTTCAGCGGTGTCTTCACGATGCGACCATCGAGCCGGATGTCAAAGCCGGCATCGGTTTCCCCTACCGCCACCTGTTTGTAGAAGCGTTTCGGCAGATTGCGATCGATCCGGGCCGTCAGCAGTCGCCTGGCACGTTCATCCTCGGTTTCGGTCATGCATCACTGTCCAGATAGCCGTTAATCGATGCTTCCAACTGATTGTATTCATGCAATATATCATGTGCTCCGGATGACATCAGATCATCAACCGGGTGATAGCCCCACGAAACTCCGATAGCGCCGACACCGGCATTGCGGGCCATGGTCATGTCGTAAGTGGTGTCGCCGATCATGACGGTGTTATCAACCTGCGCACCGGTCTCGGATATCGCCTGGTGAATCATGGCAGGATGAGGCTTGGACGGGGCATCGTCTGCGGTTTGGATGGAGGAGAAGTAGCCCTGCAGGCCTTCACGATCAATCATGGCCCTCACGCCACGCTGGGACTTGCCGGTGGCAATCGCCATAATGACATCATCCATGGCGTGATACCGGTCCAGAACTTCACGGCATCCGTCATACAGCGGCTCCTTGTGGGCCTCGGTGGCACGCAGGTACTGAAAGGCGTTCTTGTAGCCTTCGGTCAGTCGCTCGTGTTGTCGGGCATCGCCTTCAGGAAAC carries:
- a CDS encoding ATP12 family protein codes for the protein MTETEDERARRLLTARIDRNLPKRFYKQVAVGETDAGFDIRLDGRIVKTPLKRAFAVPSRDMAGAIASEWEAQETYIDPSTMIITRLANTAVDRVRDDEARIVAELTDFAASDLVCYRAGTPDPLVVRQAMLWDPVLDWVKATHNVQFICVEGIVHHTQPDTALATVSKVLGAEDEFRLTAIHNITTLTGSTLIAMMTASGALSAEAAWAAAHADEDWQIEQWGGDEEAEARRAVRKLDFDATMQFMGMC
- a CDS encoding HAD-IA family hydrolase; the encoded protein is MKLIIFDCDGTLVDSQHNIVRSMQFAFEREELPWPGREATLSIVGLSLPQVMQVLFPEGDARQHERLTEGYKNAFQYLRATEAHKEPLYDGCREVLDRYHAMDDVIMAIATGKSQRGVRAMIDREGLQGYFSSIQTADDAPSKPHPAMIHQAISETGAQVDNTVMIGDTTYDMTMARNAGVGAIGVSWGYHPVDDLMSSGAHDILHEYNQLEASINGYLDSDA